The genomic stretch ATGGATGAGATCATTAGGGACTGTAACAATATGGCTGGGCAGCTAGACATTTGGAAGCTCCTAGATGACGCCCACAATTTAGTGGTAACCCTACACGACAGGGTGGAATAGCGTGATCCGCCCTTGCTTATTTTGTATCATTTGTCATGGCAGTTTTCACGTTACCATATGTTTGTTATATACAATACAATGTCTTGTATGCTCAGACATGTTACGGATAGAAACAATTTTTGTCTCGTTTCCTGTTGTGCCATCTGTCTGCATGTGGAAACTGGCACCTATGAGGAAATTTGTGGATCTTTATCATTTGCTGTCACTTGTTGGATTGTGGATGCTATGCTGTATTTGTAACTACTAAAAACCTGTGCTTTTGACGTGAGGTGCGGAGGTACATGTCTTGCTGTCCTGAAAGATGTTTTAGTTCAGTTCATGCGAAGATAAGTGCAGAAAGGCACTCTGCTTTCATGAACACAATTCCCTATTTTTGATACTGACCAAACATCAACAAGCTTGCAAATGATTACTGACTTTGTACATACTTATTTGCCCTTAGCATAATTGCAAGGATTTTCAGTAAATATACTGAAACAAATTAGGATAGTTTTCGAACAATCACAAAAATTGTCAGCCATCTAATCAATTCTTGTCTGAAATCGAGGTTAATTCATGAATAGCATAACAAATATGTTTGGCAGTTTGATTTCCATCATCACCCACTATCGACACCCCAATTTATCATTCTGACAAAAAGAGTAGTATAATTGTCATCAATTCTTTTGTGCTAAGCATGTCTCAGTCCTTGAAATCAGACAATATTTTGGCAAACAATACAATGTTTGATCAACGAGATAACAACTGCCAGCACCAACAcatatcattattattattattgaagCTGTTCTAGCTTAAACCATATCACGGGAAAGCTATCACTCCAGAGCAAATCGCTAACAACAGCCTACTCAGATTTGGTGTAGTGCCGGATACCAAACGCAAGCCCCAAGATCATAATCGGAACAAGGAACTGCAAGACCTTAATGAGGAGGTCACTGTCCTTGGCTTGGCTTTGGGCTGCTTGTTGAGGAGGTACAAAGGTACGCTTTACTGGGATGGTTGAAGCATCAATCACCCCGATGTGGTACTTCTCCATCATCTCCCTTGCGGACTCACTGTGCCCGATATCTTCGAAATCGCTGGTTGCATCTTTCCCTGGTTACATGGGGGAATAGGGATCAGGTTCGAATATTAAAATGACTTGGCGGGATTAGAAACTTTGCACATAGTCTCAGCAACCATTATGAAATGAATCAAAAATGACTTACCGGTTACTGCTAGCAGTACCTCATCTCCACCAGGATGCTCATCCATGAAAGGAGTAACATCATACACCTGAAAACGTTGAATAGCATGAGATGGTATAGTCGATCACATTTTGCATCGTATACAGGAATATCGTCAGGTAATTATCCCAGGCCCTGTTGGCTTAAAATTTTCGCTTCAACAGGATCTGATCTTTTTGTGTGTGGAGAAAACTGTGGACCATACAGAGTGTCAAAATAATAAAAACTCTAGACCACAG from Lolium rigidum isolate FL_2022 chromosome 4, APGP_CSIRO_Lrig_0.1, whole genome shotgun sequence encodes the following:
- the LOC124705970 gene encoding cytochrome b5-like, producing MAGEKKVFGFEEVAKHSVAKDCWLVIDGKVYDVTPFMDEHPGGDEVLLAVTGKDATSDFEDIGHSESAREMMEKYHIGVIDASTIPVKRTFVPPQQAAQSQAKDSDLLIKVLQFLVPIMILGLAFGIRHYTKSE